From the Phycisphaerales bacterium AB-hyl4 genome, the window CCTGCACATCGACAAACATTGCTGGATCGGCGCTGCCGTCACCATCCTTGACGGTGTGACCATCGGCCGCGACGCCATCGTCGCCGCCGGCGCCGTCGTCAACCGCAGCGTCCCCGACTACGACATCGTCGGCGGCGTCCCCGCCAAGCACATCCGCAACCGCAAACACGACGATTCAAACAACCCGTGACACAATCTGATTGCTGATTGCTGATTGCTGATTGCTGATTGCTATTTCCCATCCCCCGCGCGAAGCCCACGGCCTCCGGCCGTGGGTCCCCCCCATGTACAAGCCCATCACCCGCATCCTGCGCATTACCCTCGGCCTGACCCTGCTTGCATGGGTACTCTCCCGCGCCGACTGGCGCGAGCTTGCCACACTTCTTCAGCAAATCCACCTCGGTTGGCTGGCCGCCTTCGCCATCACCACCCCCATCACCGTCGCGCTCTCCGTCTGGAAGTGGAAACTCCTGCTCCACCCCCTCGGCCACCACCCTCGCTTCTCAACCCTCTTCGGCCTCTACATCCTTAGCCAGTTCTATAACAACCTCTTCCCCTCTTCCGTCGGCGGCGACGCCGTCCGCGCCGTCATGCTCGGCAAACGCATCAACGCCTACCAGCAAGCTCTCGCCTCCATCATCGTCGAACGCTTCCTCGGCCTCACCGTCCTGGTCGCCCTCGGCCTGATTGCCATCGCCCTCGCCTCACCACTCCGCCAACACCCACCGCTGCTTACCCTCACCCTCGCAGGCCTCGGCCTTTATAGCCTCGTCACCATCATCATCTTCGACCCTCGCCTGCTCCAACTCACCCGCCGACTCACCCATCGCTTCCGCGTCACCCACAAGCCCCTCGACAAACTCCATCGCTTTCAGCAATCTCTCCGCGACTACCGCCGACACCGCACCGCCATCGTCAAAGCGCTGCTGCTCTCGCTTGCCTTTCACCTGGGCACGATCGTCAACGTCTACCTCGCCTGCCGCGCGCTGGGCGAGCCCGTCCCATGGTGGCCCATCGCACTCATCACCCCCATCGCTTTGATCGTCACCATGCTGCCGATCTCATTCAACGGCGTCGGCGTCCGCGAATGGACCTTCATGGTCGGCTTCCAACTGCTGGGCCTCTCACCCACCCTTGGCGTCGCAGCCAGCCTCCTCGTCCGCTTCAAGCAACTGCTCTGGTCTTCCCTCGGCCTCCTCGTACACCTCACTCTCCCCACAACCGCTTACCCATCACCACCACCCCCTCGAAGCCCACGGTGTCCCACCGTGGGCCCCCCCGATCCTGCCCCACCCAAAAATCCATCCACCTTCTCCACAAAGGGCAGCACACACGCCGGGTGATACACCACCCACGCGCCCACGCGCCCCGTGTTCAGGTAATGATCCGTCCCACTCGCTGTCCAGTACTCCGCCCGATCGCCCATCCGCGCCGCCACCGCTTGCAGAAACGCACGGTCCGCTTCGCTCTCGCGCGATGCATCGATCAACAGCGTTGGCGGATGACCTCCGCTCGCAAATTGTTCGGCATGCGCTTCGATGTCACGCTTGTTTACCATCTCACACACGACGTCTTCGTTGAGCTCATAGGGCACGTTCATATCGCGCTGCATCCGCGCGAGAATCTGCCGACGATCGGCCGCCCTCTCATTCAAAAACCGTTCGCGCAGCCGTCGTGGCGGGCCGAATAACACCAGCTTCGCGATCCGCCGATCGTTTGCCGCCGCCGCCACCGCCGCGCCCGCGCCAAACGAGTGGCCCAGCACGTACACTCGCGTTTCGTCCACCTCCGGCCGACCGCTAAGCCAATCCACTGCTGCGCTGACATCCCGCGAAAAGTCGAACCCTGCCGCATCGTTAGCCGTCGCAGGATGATCCGATTCGCCATAGCATCGCGCGTCGTAGCTGAACACGTGATACCCCCGTGCCCGCAGCAGCGTTGCCAGCACCAGCATCAACGCCTGCCGCCGTCCTTGCCGCGACGCCCCATGCGCCAGCACAATGCCCGGCCGAACTGTCTCATCAACCGGGCAATACCCTGCCGACAGCCGCAACCCATCTGCCGTCAACGTCACCGCCCGCTCAACCGTCGGCCGAAGCAGTCGCACCCGCCACGGCCGGGCCACACCAAGCAACGACATCAACGAAACAACATCCCGCGCCCGATGTGCTCGGGCGCGCATCGCCGACGTCAGGCCATTCCCCACCAACTGCGTCATTGCATCATCACTCCACCCACGTCGCCGCAGCCGCGCGATTGTAGCGCGGCACGGCCTCGCCGCGTCCTTCGTACTTCCTCTCATGCTCGTCCTCGAAAGCTTCAACTGGCAACTCGAATACGACAACGATTGTCCGAGCACTTAAAACGCAACAAACTTTGCTCGTCATCCAAACAACACCTTCTTGACCAGTGTCTTTTGACCGGTAGCGGTCTACGATAGGTCGAAACGGGAAGCGGGCACTGCGCGTGGGCGCTGCGGTGAGCAGCGCATCATGCATGAAAAATATGACGACAACCTGCGTTTTTATCTGGCTCGACTGCGACGCGGCGCACTGCGCGCCGCCATGACGCCGATCTGCAACTGGCAGCCGCTTCACTCGCCGGCCCCCGGTTACACCGTCGTCATTGGCTGCCCCGTCGGCCTGACCCGCGTGCTCTTTGCCAATCTCGCGCTGCTTCAGCAGCAGCGTCGCGAGCATCTGCACGAAGTCATCATCGCCTTTGATGTCATTCGCTCCCGCGCTGATCATCGCCTGCTCGACGCGCTTCGCAAGCGGTTCGACAACCTCCCGCTGCGGTTTCTCTTTTACGACCGCCGCCAGGCCCGCGTGCTCGACGCCATCGGCTGGGCGTGGTGCTACTGCTGGCTGAACTGGGCGCTCCCCCTCGCCCACACCCGCACGCGGTACGCCATCATCCACGATCTCGACGCGCTGCTGCTCGATCGCAGCATGCTCGAACAACGCTACCACGCCATCCGCGAGCGCGGCGACCACTACGTCGGCGTCAACTACTACCACGGCAATGGCATCGTCGAAGACGACCGCCTCGCCGTCACCTTTGAAATGGCCTGCGACGTCCGCGAGCTTCGGCTGAACCATCACCCGATCGACCTGTTCAACCGCATCACCCGACATCAGGGCCGACGCATCGAGTTCGACACGTTCCTTTACCCACAGCGAAACGCTCGCCGATCGCTTCTCCCGCTCATGCCCGGCTCGATGGTGCACCCTACGCAGCTCGTCTGCCAGTACGTCGAACTCCACCGCCGCGCCCGCTACGTCCCGCCTGCCCGCAACAACCTGCCCATGCTCGCCTACATGTACTACCTCGCCGGCGACGAGCTCGGCCTCGAACGTCAGCGCCAGGCATGGGCCGACGCCCAAGGCCCCATCGTCGACCTGCTCGGCCGACCCGCCGACTGCCGCCACCTTGCCCCCGCGCACACCGCCTGGCTCACAGCGCAGATCGAACGCGTCGAGCACGCCCTCGCCGACCGTGTCCGCGACCCCGTTCGCCGTTACCTCGACGCATTGAACCGCTTCGCCGACCGTCAGGCCCATGCCCAATCACAACAGGGCAACCAGCCCGACGCGCCCGTCTACGAGTTGGAGCAACGCCATGCGAGCTGACCCCGCCCTCAAAGCTCAAGCGCGTGCGTTGTCTTTCGAGATCGCATCGCCGCTCGACCCGCCGCGCGAAGTGCAGTTGCACGGCTTCCGTCTGCACGCCCTCACCGAGTCGCAGTGCATCCGCCACATCCTCGCCGCGCTCGCGGTCAACCGCGGCGGCTGGGTCATCACGCCCAACCTCGACCACCTTCGCCGCGCTCGACGTGACCCTGTCTATCGCGCCATGCTCGCCGAGGCTGACATCGTTGTCGCCGACGGTATGCCGCTGGTCTGGGCCTCACGCTTGCAGGGCACGCCGCTGCCCGAGCGTGTCGCGGGTTCATCGCTGATTCAGACGCTCAGCGAAGCTGCTGCGCTGCGCGACCATCGGCTGTTCCTCCTCGGCGGCGCGCCCGGCGCTGCAGCGCGGGCCGCCACCGTGCTCGCCGAACGTTTTCCCGGATCGCCGGTCGTCCGGTATGACGAAGCCCCCTACGGTTTCGACCGTGACCCCGCTGCGATTGACCAGCTCGCCGCGCGGTTGCGCGAGTCCCAGCCGGCGATCGTGTTCGTCGCGCTCGGCTCGCCGAAGCAGGAGCAGATCATCCGACAGCTCCGGCCCGTGCTGCCCAATGCGTGGTGGCTGGGTGTGGGTATCAGCTTCAGCTTTGTCGCCGGCCAGGTCCGACGCGCCCCGCGATGGATGCAGCAGGCCGGCCTCGAATGGATGCACCGCCTCGCGCAGGAACCGACACGCCTCGGCCGACGGTACCTGCTCGACGGCCCGCCGTTTGCCATGTCGCTGCTCTGCCGCGCTGGTCTGTCTCGATGCAAGCCCAAGCGTGGTCAGCCCGTGGCGATCCACTCGCAAACCTTGATCGACGGAGGGAACCGGGCCACGTGATTCGACCCCTGACAACCGACACAAACGACGTCACCCACGCCCCCCACGCGTCAACCGACGCGCCCATGGGTCGGCTATCCGCGCAAACGCTGTTCGACCCACAAACACGCGACCTGCTCACGCACCGCCTGCGCGCCGTCATCCTCCTCGCCGGCACGCTTCGCCCCGACGCTATCCAGCAAGCCGTCAGCCGAAGCCTGCTCGAAATGCCCGTCGACGCGCATCGAACCGTCCAGACCTGCTGGCACGAACACCTGGCCCGACTCACCGACCACCTGCACCTTCACCACCTGCCCGTACGTATCCTCATCGACCGCCAGACCCGCCCCCCCCAACACTGGCCGCGGCACAACCCCTCCGTCGCCGTCTCCATCGAACGCGACCCCTTCGAGCTTCGCGGCACAGGCGGCCTGCTTCGCGACGTTACGCTCGACTACGACGATGACGACTTCGTCCTCGTCGCCGACGCCGCTCAACTGCTCTTCGCCCCCTTGTGGTCTGTCCTTCACCGCCTCGGCCGAACGCCCGGCGACGTCCGCCTGCTCGCACGCGGCGACGGCTCGCCCGCCGGGTTCATGCTCCTGCGCTGCGGCCCACTGCGACATTTACCCCCCGTCGGCTTTGTCGACTTCAAAGAGCAGGGCCTCCCGCGACTCGCCGCCTCATTCGCCGTGCACGTCGCGCGATGGCGCGCCAGGCCCGTTGGCTGCAGCCTCGCCACGCCCGGCCTGCCACTGCGACACGCGCCCGGCTACCTTCACGCCCTCCGCTGCTGGGCGATGCAACTCAGACGCGCCGCCGGCCAGCACGCCGACCTCCCCGACTGGCGCCCGGCCTTCTCATTGATCGAACCCGGCGCTGCCGTCCACCCACACGCGCTGCTGCACGACTCCGTCGTGCTCGTCGGCGGACGCGTCGAAGCAGACGCCGTCCTCGTCCGCTGCGTTGTCGGGCCAGGCGGCTACATCCGCGCCGCAGGAATGCGAACAGATACATGGATCGCCGCACCCCGCCGACTGCGGCGCAGCGCATCGACACCACACGCCTGATGCGCCAACCGACTCGGGAGAAGCAGATATGCCAGACCCAGGCTCAACATCCGACAGACTCCAGCTCGACGGCCACCACACCGCCAGCGACGACCACACGCCCCGACCGCGCCCGCTGCTTCGCCTGCTGCGCGGCCGTATGCACTGGGCCATCATCCTCGCCCTCCTGCTCGGCATCGCCGGCGCGGTAGGGGGGTATCAATGGATCGATCCGATCTACCGCAGTACCGGCTCGATCCGCGTCGCCCCCAGCGTTCGCCCCGTCATGGAGCACACCGGCTCGACGCGCGACATTCCGCACTACGACGCGTACCTCGACGCACAGGCCGCACTGCTGCGAAGCCGACAGGTCGTCGAACGCGCCGTCCAGCACGAAGCCTGGCAACGCCTCGGCCGCGGCGGCTCCGACCCGTGGGTCCAGTACTTCCGCAACCAGCTCAACGTCGGTCGATCGCGCGGCAGTCAGGTCATGAGCATCAGCTTCTACGACGGCGAGCCCATCGCCGCCGCCGCCGCCGTCGAAGCCGCGATCCAGGCCTACCACAACTTCTACCAGCAGCAGGAAGCCCGAGCCGACGAACAGATCCTTCACCAACTCTACCTTCGCCGCGATCGCCTGAACAGCGACCTCGCCCGGCTGCGCAACCGACGCACGGAAATCGCCGGCCAATACGGCGTCGAAGGCCTCTCCCGCCGATACCAGCTCCAACTCGAACAGCTCAGCGAAGTCCAGGAAATGCTCCGACGCACACGCGTCCAACTCCAGAGCCTCCGCGAAGCCGGCGATGACCCGCAAGACCGCGAGCCGCCTTCCATCGACGAAATCGCCATGGTCGACGAACGCATGCGCAACATGCTCGAAGAACGCGAACAACTGCAATTGATCATCGACCGACACCAACGCCTCGGCCTCGGCGAACGACATCGCGAAGTCGCCCGCACCACCGCCGAACGCGACGCACTTAACCAGCGCATCGAAGCCTACGCCATGCAGTTCACCTCCGGCGACATCGCGCTGCCTCAGATGCCCACCACCCTTGATCCCACTATGCCCATGCTCGACACCATGCTCAGCGAAGATGAACTCGTCACGCGCGAACGCGACCTCGACCGCCTTCGCGAGCAGATGCGAGAAGAAGCCCTCGTCCTCGGCGAACAACAGCAGGCCATCGACGACATCTACGAAACCCTCGACCAACGCCGCGCCGAGCTCGCCGAAACCGAACGCTACATCGACCGCATTACCCTCCAGGCCCCCCTGGCCGAGCGCATCGAAGTCATCGGGTGGGGCGAAATCCCAGGCATACCTTACAACCAGGGGCAACGACTCCAGCTTGCAGCACTCGCAGGCGGCGGCGGCGCGATGTTCGGCGTCGGCCTCGTCATGCTCCTCGGCCGACTCGATCGCCGCGTGCAACACGTCGACGACGCGCAAGGCAGTCTGCCCACCGCTCGACTGCTCGGCATCCTCCCCACGCTTCCCGCCGACCTCGCCGCCCCCGAGCAGGTCGCCATCGCCGCCCACTGCGTCCATCACATTCGCACACTCCTCCAGGTCGGCCACAAGTCTCGCCACTCGCCTGTCCTCATGCGTGATCAGCGCGGCCAGCTTCAAACCATTCAAATGGACTACAACCAGGACGCCGGCAAGGTCTACGCCGTCTCCTCGCCAGAAGCCGGCGCAGGCAAAACCAGCCTCACCATCGCGCTCGGCCTCAGCTTCGCCACCAGCGAAGCACGCACGCTCATCATCGACTGCGATGTCGTCGGCGCAGGCCTCTCGCGCAGGCTCAACGCCAACGTCTACCGCAGCCTTGCCGACGTGCTCCTTCGCGAAAAACTCGTTGACAACACCGCTATTGAAGGCACGCGACCCCTCGCCCAGATGCTCGGCCGACCACTCGGCGACATGCTTGTCGAACTCGGCCACCTCAGCCCTGAAAACCTCGACTACGCCCGATCGCTTCGACGCGAGATGAAGCTCGGCCTGCCCGATGTCTGCGAAGGCGAACCCCTCACCAACTGCACCGCCGACACCGGCGTTCGCCGCCTCTCCGTCCTGCCCGTCGGCTCGGCAAGACCGCACCAGGCCGGCTTCCTCTCGCCCGCCGCGCTCAAACGCGTCTTCGACCAGGCTCGCAAACGCTTCGACGTCGTCCTCGTCGACACCGGCCCCATCCCCGGCAGCATCGAAGCCGCCATGACCGCCGCCGAAGCCGATCAGGTCGTCCTCGTCGTCTCCCGTGGCGTCGAACGCAATACGCTCGTGCAGTCTCTCGAACACATTCAGTCCATCGGCACACCACTCGCCGGCGTCGTCTTCAACCACGCCCTTCAGCGTGACGTGTTCCGCTCCTACTCGCGCTCGCGCAGCAGCCAAAGCGCCGCCGTCGAATCTCAATTGCCATTCAACCCACACCCCAGCAGCCACGCCGCCGCCTCACGCTTCGGCCCCGTCGGCTCCGCCGTCGCCTCCTACGCACCAGGCCCACGCGCCGAAGAACGCAACCAACCCCGCAACGGGCTTTGACCCATGCCCCCCCAACCCCCCGACGTCTTCCACACCCTTCCCAATGACGAACCCGACGCCCTCGGCCAGCCTGTGATATGGGGCCTCGACGCCGTTGAACTTCACCAACGCTTCTGGGCCGCGCGCAGCGTCCAGGTCGTCCATCGCGGCACGCCCGCGCCCCTTACTCGACGCGCCGAACTCTACCTGCTCGTCGATTCGCCCCACCTCGTTCTCTTCCGACTCCAACGCGCCATTAACACCCTACTCTGGCGACGCGACGACCTCCTGCTCATCCGACTCCACAGCCAACGACGCCAGACCTACTGCGAACGCCTCGACACCAACGAGCAAGGTCAGTTCCTCCACTTCCAACGCATCTACTGCCAGCAACACACCCGCGTCGCTCGACTCGCCATCACTGCCCACCGCACGCTTGCCAAGCGTTGGCAACACGCCGACTCGCCCATGCTCGGCTGGCGCGATCTACGCCTCGCAGTCCCCCATCATCAACGCACCACCATCTCCCTCCCCGGCCAACTCAAAACCGCGCACGACCCACACGAACAACAACAATTCATCTTCTCGCTCGCCCAGCAATGGCGCAGACCCGATCGCACCATTCCACGCGCAAAGCAACACACCGACGGCGTCTGGACCGACATCGACACGCCCCTTCACGATCACGTTCGCTGCGTCGGCCCCGTCTGGATCGGTGCAGGCCAACCCATGCAACCAACCACCAGCATCGTCGGCCCGGCCGCGCTCTGGGACGTCACCAACGTCGACGCCGACACACCCACCCGTTGGCGTTGGCCCACGCAGCCCGGCCCCGTCTTCCGCCCACTCAACAGCACCCCGCGCCCGCCCGCCCTGGGCAAGCGCATCACCAAGCGTGCGTTCGACATCGCGTTCGCGCTTGCGGCGTTGTTGATGGTCTTGCCTTTGTTCCCCTTGATCATGCTGGCGATCTGGCTTGAAGACGGCCGACCGTTTTTCTTTGCCCACATGCGTGAGACGCTCGGCGGCCGGGAGTTTCCCTGCCTCAAGTTCCGCTCCATGCGAAACGATGCCGAGCAGATCAAAGCCCAGCTTGCAGCGGTCAACCAGGTCGACGGCCCGCAGTTTTTCATGGAAAACGATCCGCGCGTCACGAAGGTCGGCCGATTCCTGCGCAAGACCCACCTCGACGAATTGCCACAGCTGCTGAACGTGCTCGTCGGGCAGATGTCGGTCGTGGGCCCGCGCCCCAGCCCGCACGCGGAAAACCAGTATTGCCCGGCCTGGCGTGAAGCGCGATTGAGCATCCGCCCCGGCATCACCGGCTTGTGGCAGGTCATGCGGACCCGCCGCGAGGGTGAAGACTTCCAGGAGTGGATTCGTTACGACCTGGAGTATGTTGATCGCATGAGCTGGTCGCTCGACATCTGGATCATCCACCGCACGATCCGCCACCTCCTGGGTTTCAAATAACCCCTACAAAGCCCAGGGACGGCTGTCCCTGGGCTCTCGCTGCTTCTCCATTCACAAACCCCACACGCGCAAAAAAAGAGAAGGCGACCTCATCTGAGGTCGCCTTCTGCAGTTTGAGCTCCGAGGCGCTATTGGCTTGGGTTCTTGCCCGGTTCCCGCCTGTTTCGGAGCGGCGGTGTCGGGCATTGGGTTGACCGTATGGGTTCACACGGTCGGGAAGGATCAAATCGGAAGCGTCACTTTTTCTTCTTGGCGGCCTTCTTCTTGGTCGCCTTTTTCTTAGTGGCCTTCTTCTTTGTAGCCTTCTTCTTAGTGGCCTTCTTCTTGGTGGCTTTCTTCTTAGTAGCCTTCTTCTTGGTGGCCTTCTTCTTCGTCGCCTTCTTCTTAGTAGCCTTCTTCTTGGTGGCCTTCTTCTTAGCCATGGGCTTATCCTTTCGGTTCAGCCCTCGGAGCTTGAATCAACTGTAACGGTAGTGGGAAAAGGAAGTCAACACAAAAACAGTGAACGCGCATCATTTATCGGCCGAGCAACGCGCGCAGCTTGAGCAATGTTCGCCAACGTTTTTAAAATCGCAACACGCAATCGCGCATCCGTTATCCTGAAACGCATGAACGCCAACGACACCAAACGACTCGCAGCGCTCGATCACGCGCACGTCTGGCATCCGTTCACGCCTATGAAACAGTGGCGCGAACAGACGCCGCTGATCATCGAACGCGCCGAGAACGAGTACCTCATCGACACTGAAGGCAAGCGATACATCGATGGCGTCTCAAGCCTCTGGTGCAACGTGCACGGCCACCGCGTGCCCGAAATCGACGACGCCGTGCGACAACAACTCGACAAGGTCGCGCACACCACACTACTCGGTCTCGCCTCGCCGCCAAGCATCGAACTCGCCGCCATGCTTGCCGATCGTGCGCCGGGCAAGCTCACGAAAACCTTCTACTCCGACGCCGGCGCGACCGCGCTTGAGGTCGCTTTCAAAGTCGCCGTGGGCTACTGGTATCACCGACAAAAGCCTGAAAAACACCGCTTCATCGGGCTTGCAGGGGCTTACCACGGCGACACCACCGGCGCCATGTCCATCGGCTACAGCGAACTGTTCCATCGGCCGTTCCTCTCCATGGTCTTCCCCACCACATGGTTCCCCAACCCCGACCCTTGCCGACCACCGCAAGCCGTCGGCAACCTCCCCCCGCGCCCAGACAACGTCTGGCCAAGCGAACATCAACCGCTCGCCGACGCGCTCACCGACTACTGCCTCGGCCAACTCGATCGCATGCTCCGCGAGCAGGCCCACGAGACCGCTGCCATCGTCATCGAGCCTGTCATGCAAGGCGCTGCCGGCATGGTCTGCCAGCCGCCCGGCTTTGTGAAAGGCGTCGCCGACCTCGCGCGGAAGTATGAAGTGCTGCTCATCGCCGACGAGGTTGCCACCGGCTTCGGGCGTACGGGAAAAATGTTCGCCGTCGAACACGACCTCGATGAAAATTTTTACGGCCCCGACATCCTCTGTCTCGCAAAAGGCATTTCCGCCGGCTACCTCCCGCTCGCCGCCACCATGGTCACCGACGAAATCGACGAAGCCTTCACCGGCGAGCTTGCCGACCGACGCACGCTCTACCACGGCCACACCTACACGGGCAATCCGCTCGCCTGCGCCGCTGCCGTCGCATCGCTCAAACGCTTCGACGACACGAACCTCATCGAACACATCAACCAGAGCGCCGAGATCATCGCGGACAGGCTTGCGCCCCTTCGCGATCCCGAAGCCTGCCCCCACGTGCTCGACATTCGGCAGCGCGGCATCATGGTCGGCATCGAGCTCTGCGAAGATCGCAACAGTGCCAGGCCCTTCGACTTCGCCGCCCGTCGAGGCTACGAGTTCTGCGCCGCGGTCCGCGAGAAGGGCGTCATCATCCGGCCGCTTGGCGACGTGGTCATCCTCATGCCCATCCCCGCCATGTCCCACGCCAGCCTCGAACACATGCTCGACACCGTGGTCGAAACCTTCCTCGCCTGGCGCCCCGCGCCCGCATCTATATAGACAGATCTAGTACCATGCCCGGCATGCCCAGCCTTGACGAAGCCATCCAGCGGATCGAGATCACCACCGGCGACATCACGCAACTGCGCGTCGACGCCATCGCCAACGCCGCGAACGAATCGCTCCTCGGCGGCGGGGGGGTGGACGGCGCGATCCACCGCGCCGCCGGCCCACAGCTGCTCGAACACAACAAGACGCTGGGCGGCTGTCCGACGGGCCTGGCGAAGATCACGCCTGCTTTCGATCTCGAACAGCAGGGCATCAGGCACATCATCCACACCGTCGGCCCGGTTTGGCCCACGACCGAGGCGGGCAGGCAGGCAGAGTCCGAGAAGCTTGGCTACACCCGCGAAGATGTGCTGCTGGCCTCCTGCTACACGCGCAGCCTCGAACTCGCCCGCGAGCAGGGCTGCGAGCACGTCGCCTTCCCCGCCATCTCCACCGGCGTCTATCACTTTCCCAAGGACCGCGCGGCCAAGATTGCCCTCGGTCACGTGCTCGGCGATCTCCAGCAGCACGACCT encodes:
- a CDS encoding lysylphosphatidylglycerol synthase transmembrane domain-containing protein, which gives rise to MYKPITRILRITLGLTLLAWVLSRADWRELATLLQQIHLGWLAAFAITTPITVALSVWKWKLLLHPLGHHPRFSTLFGLYILSQFYNNLFPSSVGGDAVRAVMLGKRINAYQQALASIIVERFLGLTVLVALGLIAIALASPLRQHPPLLTLTLAGLGLYSLVTIIIFDPRLLQLTRRLTHRFRVTHKPLDKLHRFQQSLRDYRRHRTAIVKALLLSLAFHLGTIVNVYLACRALGEPVPWWPIALITPIALIVTMLPISFNGVGVREWTFMVGFQLLGLSPTLGVAASLLVRFKQLLWSSLGLLVHLTLPTTAYPSPPPPRSPRCPTVGPPDPAPPKNPSTFSTKGSTHAG
- a CDS encoding alpha/beta hydrolase — protein: MTQLVGNGLTSAMRARAHRARDVVSLMSLLGVARPWRVRLLRPTVERAVTLTADGLRLSAGYCPVDETVRPGIVLAHGASRQGRRQALMLVLATLLRARGYHVFSYDARCYGESDHPATANDAAGFDFSRDVSAAVDWLSGRPEVDETRVYVLGHSFGAGAAVAAAANDRRIAKLVLFGPPRRLRERFLNERAADRRQILARMQRDMNVPYELNEDVVCEMVNKRDIEAHAEQFASGGHPPTLLIDASRESEADRAFLQAVAARMGDRAEYWTASGTDHYLNTGRVGAWVVYHPACVLPFVEKVDGFLGGAGSGGPTVGHRGLRGGGGDG
- a CDS encoding WecB/TagA/CpsF family glycosyltransferase, with amino-acid sequence MRADPALKAQARALSFEIASPLDPPREVQLHGFRLHALTESQCIRHILAALAVNRGGWVITPNLDHLRRARRDPVYRAMLAEADIVVADGMPLVWASRLQGTPLPERVAGSSLIQTLSEAAALRDHRLFLLGGAPGAAARAATVLAERFPGSPVVRYDEAPYGFDRDPAAIDQLAARLRESQPAIVFVALGSPKQEQIIRQLRPVLPNAWWLGVGISFSFVAGQVRRAPRWMQQAGLEWMHRLAQEPTRLGRRYLLDGPPFAMSLLCRAGLSRCKPKRGQPVAIHSQTLIDGGNRAT
- a CDS encoding sugar transferase, encoding MPPQPPDVFHTLPNDEPDALGQPVIWGLDAVELHQRFWAARSVQVVHRGTPAPLTRRAELYLLVDSPHLVLFRLQRAINTLLWRRDDLLLIRLHSQRRQTYCERLDTNEQGQFLHFQRIYCQQHTRVARLAITAHRTLAKRWQHADSPMLGWRDLRLAVPHHQRTTISLPGQLKTAHDPHEQQQFIFSLAQQWRRPDRTIPRAKQHTDGVWTDIDTPLHDHVRCVGPVWIGAGQPMQPTTSIVGPAALWDVTNVDADTPTRWRWPTQPGPVFRPLNSTPRPPALGKRITKRAFDIAFALAALLMVLPLFPLIMLAIWLEDGRPFFFAHMRETLGGREFPCLKFRSMRNDAEQIKAQLAAVNQVDGPQFFMENDPRVTKVGRFLRKTHLDELPQLLNVLVGQMSVVGPRPSPHAENQYCPAWREARLSIRPGITGLWQVMRTRREGEDFQEWIRYDLEYVDRMSWSLDIWIIHRTIRHLLGFK
- the bioA gene encoding adenosylmethionine--8-amino-7-oxononanoate transaminase codes for the protein MNANDTKRLAALDHAHVWHPFTPMKQWREQTPLIIERAENEYLIDTEGKRYIDGVSSLWCNVHGHRVPEIDDAVRQQLDKVAHTTLLGLASPPSIELAAMLADRAPGKLTKTFYSDAGATALEVAFKVAVGYWYHRQKPEKHRFIGLAGAYHGDTTGAMSIGYSELFHRPFLSMVFPTTWFPNPDPCRPPQAVGNLPPRPDNVWPSEHQPLADALTDYCLGQLDRMLREQAHETAAIVIEPVMQGAAGMVCQPPGFVKGVADLARKYEVLLIADEVATGFGRTGKMFAVEHDLDENFYGPDILCLAKGISAGYLPLAATMVTDEIDEAFTGELADRRTLYHGHTYTGNPLACAAAVASLKRFDDTNLIEHINQSAEIIADRLAPLRDPEACPHVLDIRQRGIMVGIELCEDRNSARPFDFAARRGYEFCAAVREKGVIIRPLGDVVILMPIPAMSHASLEHMLDTVVETFLAWRPAPASI
- a CDS encoding macro domain-containing protein; its protein translation is MPGMPSLDEAIQRIEITTGDITQLRVDAIANAANESLLGGGGVDGAIHRAAGPQLLEHNKTLGGCPTGLAKITPAFDLEQQGIRHIIHTVGPVWPTTEAGRQAESEKLGYTREDVLLASCYTRSLELAREQGCEHVAFPAISTGVYHFPKDRAAKIALGHVLGDLQQHDLPARVIFCCFSDDDAAVYRETLNTRHQWMFNRKRA